A DNA window from Salvelinus sp. IW2-2015 linkage group LG4q.1:29, ASM291031v2, whole genome shotgun sequence contains the following coding sequences:
- the LOC111961788 gene encoding vacuolar protein sorting-associated protein 37B-like: protein MAEFMDKFSSFTMTQLNELLEDGEKLNSIVKEMNEMCEVQQVKELTLVSNNSLAEQNLQLQPSLDLQKNQLTSRYRHLQELYDNYQLRKSTLYHGSGNSSLDILLALLQAEGAKIEEETENMADSFLDGELALDCFIDDYQRRRHLAHVRRVKIDKLRELVLKGLTRPQQTTTQPSRPQDFPSTPYTNGALSPQSTRAAPPPSPQHSGLSYQVAPYPAMPFPSQGPPGYPSSPYPQSPQQHPTSPCLSPRTGFIMQ from the exons ATGGCAGAATTCATGGATAAATTCAGCTCTTTCACCATGACGCAGTTAAATGAGTTGCTTGAAGACGGTGAAAAGTTAAATTCTATTGTCAAAGAAATGAACGAG ATGTGTGAGGTGCAGCAGGTGAAAGAGCTGACCCTGGTCAGTAACAACAGTCTGGCAGAACAGAACCTCCAACTGCAGCCCAGTCTGGACCTTCAGAAGAACCAGCTCACCTCACGCTACCGCCACCTACAGGAGCTCTACGACAACTATCAGCTACGCAAGTCCACACTCT ACCATGGTTCAGGCAACAGCTCTCTGGACATTCTGCTGGCTCTGCTGCAAGCTGAGGGAGCCAAGATAGAAGAGGAGACtgag AACATGGCAGACTCGTTTCTGGATGGAGAGCTGGCTCTGGACTGCTTTATCGACGACTACCAGCGGAGGCGCCATCTTGCTCACGTGCGCCGTGTAAAGATTGACAAACTTCGAGAGCTGGTGCTGAAGGGTCTCACTAGACCCCAGCAGACCACTACCCAGCCCAGTCGACCCCAGGACTTCCCCTCTACCCCCTACACAAATGGAGCCCTCTCCCCCCAATCTACGCGAgctgcccctcctccctcccctcagcaCAGCGGCCTTTCATACCAAGTCGCCCCGTATCCCGCCATGCCTTTCCCCAGCCAGGGTCCTCCAGGCTATCCCAGCAGCCCCTACCCTCAATCCCCCCAGCAACACCCCACCTCCCCATGCCTGTCCCCCCGAACTGGCTTCATCATGCAGTGA